The sequence AACTTCTCTGTGATACCGCCAAGCCCTATTGATGTGAAGAAGTTAATAGAgaatcttgtgtttttaggattATCCCTAGGATAGATGGACCGAAATGAGTCCTGCATAGTGGGTTCACTAGGCCGCTCATTCAACAACTTTATACCAAGGTGCTCAGACAATTCCTGGAATAGTATTTTTATGAAGATACGTGAAGACGAAGTTGTATCCTCCTCTGTCAAGCGAACATAAGCCAAAACATGCCAAGGTAAAGCATCTGTACCAAGTAAATGTGCAAAAAATCTGGCGACATTGCGGAGCTTATTAGTTTCGAGCCTATGAATCATGGAATACTGCTGGACAAAACACTTTTCAAAGTTCTCCTGATAGATTCTGTTGATCATGCAAAAGCGCTGCGCTAAGAGACCATAATACCGAAGATAGGTTCTCTCCTGACTGCAGCACTCCAGCAGCATTATGCACAGTTCCATCTCTTGACCTGGCTCAAGCTTGATTTTAAGCAGTTGGTGACCAGCTTCCTCAAAATCTAAACTAGACATGATAGTGAGATATATTGCCCTCCTTAAATTCACAAGATTGGTCTCTGTTTCATCCTGTATCTTCATTTGCTCCTCGTACTggtcagattcttcatcagcagaGGCTGAATCATAGACTTCCTCTTCATCAGATGGCTCATCATCACCAAGTATGCTGCGCTTCAGATCTTCGTAACgtttttcattcataataaaCTGCGCATCCACCTTGAAAATATCCAGAGAAGTATCAGGATCTATCTCATCATCAAGAGATATTTCGTGAGTAAACTGATCTTCTTGTTCCACAAGATCCAACTCAGGTCGGACAGCGGGGTGTCCCTGAAATTTCGATTTTCTAATTGCAAAGAGGCCTTCGATTAAAAACTGAACCCTTTTATCTATCAACCCTTCATGAAGTATTCCACGAAACCGCTCGAAGATACCATGGAGACCCTTGGGTGTAAGATCCTGAAGAAGCGAACCGCATTCTGTAACAAACCCGACCGCAACCTCAACACTATCATCCGTGGGTTTCTCTAGCAGTACAGTAAGAAGCTCCAAAGCAATAATCTCGTGAGCAACTTGCTGGTTAACA comes from Papaver somniferum cultivar HN1 chromosome 7, ASM357369v1, whole genome shotgun sequence and encodes:
- the LOC113299222 gene encoding pre-mRNA-splicing factor cwc22-like: MGSFKHDRDGKEKNTGKKLGRSAGVYIPPFKLVRMMRDVEDKSNPEYQRLTWDALRKSINGLVNKVNAMNIKNIIPELFAENLIRGRGLFCRACIKSQMASPGFTDVFAALSAVINTKFPEVGELLLRRILLQLKRAYRRNDKPQLLAATKFIAHLVNQQVAHEIIALELLTVLLEKPTDDSVEVAVGFVTECGSLLQDLTPKGLHGIFERFRGILHEGLIDKRVQFLIEGLFAIRKSKFQGHPAVRPELDLVEQEDQFTHEISLDDEIDPDTSLDIFKVDAQFIMNEKRYEDLKRSILGDDEPSDEEEVYDSASADEESDQYEEQMKIQDETETNLVNLRRAIYLTIMSSLDFEEAGHQLLKIKLEPGQEMELCIMLLECCSQERTYLRYYGLLAQRFCMINRIYQENFEKCFVQQYSMIHRLETNKLRNVARFFAHLLGTDALPWHVLAYVRLTEEDTTSSSRIFIKILFQELSEHLGIKLLNERPSEPTMQDSFRSIYPRDNPKNTRFSINFFTSIGLGGITEKLRADLLIMQQQEKQVPVFEGESESESSSSESEMDMEQSCNKRRRRY